The following are encoded together in the Budorcas taxicolor isolate Tak-1 chromosome 4, Takin1.1, whole genome shotgun sequence genome:
- the LOC128046951 gene encoding hyaluronidase PH-20-like has product MLRRHHISFRSFVGASGTPQAVFAFLLLPCCLALDFRAPPLISNTSFLWAWNAPAERCVKIFKLPPDLRLFSVKGSPQKSATGQFITLFYADRLGYYPHIDEKTGNTVYGGIPQLGNLKNHLEKAKKDIAYYIPNDSVGLAVIDWENWRPTWARNWKPKDVYRDESVELVLQKNPQLSFPEASKIAQVDFETAGKSFMQETLKLGKLLRPNHLWGYYLFPDCYNHNYNHPTYNGNCSDLEKRRNDDLDWLWKESTALFPSVYLNIKLKSTPKAAFYVRNRVQEAIRLSKIASVESPLPVFVYHRPVFTDGSSTYLSQGDLVNSVGEIVALGASGIIMWGSLNLSLTMQSCMNLGNYLNTTLNPYIINVTLAAKMCSQVLCHDEGVCTRKQWNSSDYLHLNPMNFAIQTGKGGKYTVPGKVTLEDLQTFSDKFYCSCYANINCKKKVDIKNVHSVNVCMAEDICIDGPVKLQPSDHSSSQNEAPTTTVSSISPSTTAATVSPCTPEKQSPECLKVRCLEATSNVTQKGCQGVKWKNTSRQSSIQNIKNQTTY; this is encoded by the exons ATGCTAAGGCGCCACCATATCTCCTTTAGGAGCTTTGTTGGGGCCAGTGGAACACCCCAGGCAGTGTTTGCCTTCCTTCTGCTTCCATGTTGTTTGGCTCTGGACTTCAGAGCACCCCCTCTTATTTCAAACACTTCTTTCCTCTGGGCCTGGAATGCCCCAGCTGAACGttgtgttaaaatatttaaattacctCCAGATCTAAGACTCTTCTCTGTAAAAGGAAGCCCCCAAAAAAGTGCTACGGGAcaatttattacattattttatgCTGATAGACTTGGCTACTATCCTCATATAGATGAAAAAACAGGCAACACCGTATATGGAGGAATTCCCCAGTTGGGaaacttaaaaaatcatttggaaaAAGCCAAAAAAGACATTGCCTATTACATACCAAATGACAGCGTGGGCTTGGCGGTCATTGACTGGGAAAACTGGAGGCCTACCTGGGCAAGAAACTGGAAACCTAAAGATGTTTACAGGGATGAGTCTGTTGAGTTGGTTCTGCAAAAAAATCCACAACTCAGTTTCCCAGAGGCTTCCAAGATTGCACAAGTGGATTTTGAGACAGCAGGAAAGAGTTTCATGCAAGAGACTTTAAAACTGGGAAAATTACTTCGGCCAAATCACTTATGGGGTTATTATCTTTTTCCTGATTGTTACAATCATAATTATAACCATCCTACTTACAATGGAAATTGCTCTGATTTAGAAAAACGGAGAAATGATGATCTTGACTGGTTGTGGAAGGAAAGCACTGCCCTTTTCCCTTCTGTTTATTTGAATATCAAGTTAAAATCTACTCCAAAAGCTGCCTTCTATGTTCGTAATCGTGTCCAGGAAGCCATTCGGTTGTCTAAAATAGCGAGTGTTGAAAGTCCACTTCCGGTTTTTGTATATCACCGTCCAGTTTTTACTGATGGGTCTTCAACATACCTTTCTCAG GGTGACCTTGTGAATTCGGTTGGTGAGATCGTTGCTCTAGGTGCCTCTGGGATTATAATGTGGGGCAGTCTCAATCTAAGCCTAACTATG CAATCTTGCATGAACCTAGGCAATTACTTGAACACTACACTGAATCCTTACATAATCAACGTCACCCTAGCAGCCAAAATGTGCAGCCAAGTGCTTTGCCACGATGAAGGAGTGTGTACAAGGAAACAATGGAATTCAAGCGACTATCTTCACCTGAACCCAATGAATTTTGCTATTCAAACTGGGAAAGGTGGAAAATACACAGTACCTGGGAAAGTCACACTTGAAGACCTGCAAACGTTTTCTGATAAATTTTATTGCAGTTGTTATGCCAACATCAACTGTAAGAAGAAAGTTGATATAAAAAATGTTCATAGTGTTAATGTATGTATGGCAGAAGACATTTGTATAGATGGCCCTGTGAAGTTACAACCCAGTGATCATTCCTCTAGCCAGAATGAGGCACCTACTACCACTGTCAGCAGTATCTCACCCTCCACTACAGCTGCCACAGTATCTCCATGTACTCCTGAGAAACAGTCCCCTGAGTGCCTCAAAGTCAGGTGTTTGGAAGCCACCTCCAATGTCACCCAAAAGGGGTGTCAAGGTGTTAAATGGAAGAACACTTCCAGGCAGTCAagtattcaaaatattaaaaatcaaacaacctattaa